From Scleropages formosus chromosome 1, fSclFor1.1, whole genome shotgun sequence, a single genomic window includes:
- the LOC108922245 gene encoding macrophage receptor MARCO-like — translation MAVLLSHSNPLYELDMKLNKADHFEIENNDFSRKKTKNGHKCLNVIIVYLILLTGFIAFLSYKVFDLQDKIHDKAGQLSKATADALQSSPNEILPPEEDQQNLLTLVRNTSLEASTLREDVGKLKVRIADVCEGPGGLNMLRQELNMTSHLLQTRLDNLSLTPGPQGPKGDPGIAGVPGPKGDAGAVGPRGEKGDQGIKGNEGRPGTTGMKGDKGQQGITGAPGSMGPKGNVGVAGPRGEKGNQGTKGDQGLQGAPGMKGDKGQQGSTGSSGPMGLKGDAGVAGTQGQKGDQGAQGSKGLQGAPGMKGEKGLQGSPGMKGDRGEQGLRGEQGAKGQQGAQGNRGIQGTQGERGFKGQKGEQGQKGERGISTSLVRIAGGGSRGRVEVFHQGEWGTVCDDSFDVTDGGVICRMLGFQRATSVFTSTAGTGRIWLDDLKCTGQERNIFECPHRGLGVQDCSHSEDAGVACI, via the exons ATGGCCGTTTTGCTGAGCCACAGCAACCCACTGTATGAGTTAGACATGAAGCTGAACAAGGCCGACCACTTCGAGATTGAGAACAATG atttttcaAGGAAAAAGACCAAGAATGGGCACAAGTGCCTGAATGTGATAATTGTGTATCTCATTCTGCTGACTGGATTCATTGCATTTCTAAGCTACAAAG TCTTTGACTTGCAAGATAAAATCCACGACAAAGCAGGTCAATTGAGCAAGGCCACAGCTGATGCACTGCAGTCGTCACCCAATGAGATTCTTCCTCCTGAGGAGGATCAACAGAACCTCCTCACCCTAGTGAGGAACACCAGTCTGGAGGCATCAACTCTGCGTGAGGATGTGGGCAAGTTGAAGGTCCGCATTGCTGATGTGTGTGAAGGGCCAGGAGGTCTGAACATGCTAAGACAAGAGTTGAACATGACCAGCCACCTGCTGCAGACCCGTCTGGACAACCTGAGCCTCACACCAG GTCCACAGGGACCAAAAGGAGATCCTGGAATAGCAG GTGTCCCTGGACCCAAGGGAGATGCAGGAGCTGTAG GTCCTCGAGGTGAGAAGGGTGATCAAGGCATTAAAGGGAATGAAGGGCGTCCAGGAACTACGGGCATGAAGGGAGACAAGGGACAGCAGGGGATCACAG GCGCACCTGGAAGCATGGGACCTAAGGGAAATGTAGGAGTTGCAG GTCCTCGAGGTGAGAAGGGAAACCAAGGTACCAAAGGGGATCAAGGGCTCCAGGGAGCTCCAGGCATGAAGGGAGATAAGGGACAACAGGGGAGCACAG GTTCATCTGGACCCATGGGTCTTAAAGGAGATGCAGGAGTTGCAG GTACCCAAGGACAAAAAGGAGATCAAGGTGCCCAAGGGAGTAAGGGACTCCAAGGAGCTCCAGGCATGAAGGGAGAAAAAGGACTGCAGGGAAGTCCAG GCATGAAAGGAGATCGAGGTGAACAAGGACTACGCGGAGAGCAGG GAGCCAAAGGGCAACAGGGTGCTCAAGGCAACAGGGGCATCCAAGGCACACAAGGGGAGAGAGGGTTTAAAGGGCAGAAAGGAGAGCAAGGGCAGAAAGGAGAGCGTGGAATTAGTA CAAGTCTTGTGAGGATTGCTGGTGGAGGATCTCGAGGGCGTGTCGAAGTGTTTCACCAGGGCGAATGGGGCACTGTATGCGACGATAGCTTTGACGTTACTGATGGAGGGGTCATTTGCCGCATGTTGGGCTTCCAAAGAGCTACTTCAGTCTTTACTTCCACTGCAG GAACTGGAAGAATCTGGCTGGATGACTTAAAGTGCACTGGGCAAGAACGCAATATCTTCGAGTGCCCGCATAGAGGCCTGGGAGTTCAAGACTGCTCCCACAGTGAAGATGCTGGTGTGGCATGTATCTAA